Proteins from a single region of Nocardioides anomalus:
- the pepN gene encoding aminopeptidase N translates to MPSPYASLQHTEALARRALLDLRSYDVALDLASDEETFGSVTTIRFASGAGETFLDVKPVRLHSVRLDGRDLDVDRLERGRLPLTLDAGEHELVVTATMPFRNDGEGLHRAVDPADDRHYVYGMCFMDAAPTVFACFDQPDLKAPYTLHVRAPQDWVVIGNAAGEQAEPGVWELEQSRPLSTYFVTLVAGPYHVLTDEHDGIPLGLSARASIAADLDKDADELFTLTRQSFDELHRLFGIRYPFGQYHQAFVPEFNAGAMENPGCVTFRDPLVFTSRVTRSARINRATTVAHEMAHQWFGNLVTPAWWDDLWLNESFAEYMGNRVTADVTQYADAWVDSSYARRQWGLVADQGPSTHPVAGNGAVDASAALQDFDGISYAKGSAILRQVNATLGDDVFFRGVVDHFERHRFGNATMHDLIASWERAGAGDLTAFTDNWLRTAGPDRIELDRAAGVVRRTPPAEHPADRPHRFRAAVASADGSWRDVDLSVDAPSTPLDVDGPVLLDPYLETWALTLPDAETLSALPSLLPGVTDPQLRAGVWSGVRSALHTASADPAVVLDLVAASLPVEDTEDTRRRTMAWVYGWVLPLQADPAAATARLHEAALSRLASSAPESEEQLAAFRAAIATASSPTALETWLSGRDLPDGVGLDVDVRWRVLVRLATLGAVTLAGLDEQLAAEPTAAARVEHARAHASLPSAEAKAWAWTAFSGELKLPNYELEAVGLGFWRGGQEELTGPYVERYFAELPGTVEVRSGWVLADAAEHFFPRTALSPDVLARAEALAADPDLDLSLRRRLADQADVLARKLAVLAAYPRS, encoded by the coding sequence GTGCCGAGTCCGTACGCGTCCCTGCAGCACACCGAGGCGCTGGCCCGCCGCGCCCTCCTGGACCTCCGCTCGTACGACGTGGCGCTGGACCTCGCCTCGGACGAGGAGACGTTCGGGTCGGTGACCACGATCCGGTTCGCCTCGGGTGCGGGCGAGACGTTCCTGGACGTCAAGCCGGTGCGGCTGCACTCGGTCCGGCTCGACGGACGCGACCTCGACGTCGACCGGCTGGAGCGCGGCCGGCTCCCGCTGACGCTGGACGCGGGCGAGCACGAGCTGGTCGTCACCGCGACGATGCCGTTCCGCAACGACGGCGAGGGTCTGCACCGCGCGGTCGACCCGGCCGACGACCGGCACTACGTCTACGGCATGTGCTTCATGGACGCCGCGCCCACGGTGTTCGCGTGCTTCGACCAGCCCGACCTCAAGGCGCCGTACACCCTGCACGTGCGCGCACCGCAGGACTGGGTGGTGATCGGCAACGCCGCCGGCGAGCAGGCCGAGCCCGGGGTCTGGGAGCTGGAGCAGAGCCGGCCGCTGTCGACGTACTTCGTCACCCTGGTGGCGGGGCCGTACCACGTGCTCACCGACGAGCACGACGGCATCCCCCTCGGGCTGAGCGCGCGCGCGAGCATCGCCGCGGACCTCGACAAGGACGCCGACGAGCTGTTCACCTTGACCCGGCAGAGCTTCGACGAGCTGCACCGGCTGTTCGGGATCCGCTACCCGTTCGGCCAGTACCACCAGGCCTTCGTCCCGGAGTTCAACGCCGGCGCCATGGAGAACCCGGGCTGCGTGACCTTCCGCGACCCGCTCGTGTTCACCAGCCGGGTCACCCGAAGCGCCCGGATCAACCGCGCGACGACGGTGGCGCACGAGATGGCGCACCAGTGGTTCGGCAACCTGGTCACCCCCGCGTGGTGGGACGACCTGTGGCTCAACGAGTCGTTCGCGGAGTACATGGGCAACCGGGTCACCGCCGACGTCACGCAGTACGCCGACGCGTGGGTGGACAGCTCCTACGCGCGGCGGCAGTGGGGGCTGGTGGCCGACCAGGGTCCCTCGACGCACCCGGTCGCCGGGAACGGCGCCGTGGACGCGAGCGCGGCGCTGCAGGACTTCGACGGCATCTCCTACGCCAAGGGCTCGGCCATCCTGCGCCAAGTCAACGCGACCCTCGGCGACGACGTCTTCTTCCGCGGGGTGGTCGACCACTTCGAGCGGCACCGCTTCGGCAACGCCACCATGCACGACCTGATCGCCAGCTGGGAGCGCGCCGGGGCCGGTGACCTGACGGCGTTCACCGACAACTGGCTGCGCACCGCCGGACCCGACCGGATCGAGCTCGACCGCGCCGCCGGGGTCGTGCGCCGCACGCCGCCGGCCGAGCACCCGGCCGACCGGCCGCACCGGTTCCGGGCCGCGGTCGCCTCGGCCGACGGCTCGTGGCGCGACGTCGACCTCTCGGTGGACGCACCGTCGACCCCGCTCGACGTCGACGGGCCCGTGCTGCTGGACCCGTACCTCGAGACGTGGGCGCTCACGCTGCCGGACGCCGAGACCCTCTCGGCGCTGCCGTCGCTGCTGCCCGGGGTGACCGACCCGCAGCTGCGGGCCGGGGTGTGGAGCGGGGTCCGCAGTGCGCTGCACACCGCCTCCGCCGACCCCGCCGTGGTCCTCGACCTGGTCGCGGCCAGCCTGCCGGTGGAGGACACCGAGGACACCCGGCGGCGGACCATGGCCTGGGTCTACGGCTGGGTGCTGCCGCTGCAGGCCGACCCCGCGGCCGCCACCGCACGCCTGCACGAGGCGGCGCTGTCGCGCCTCGCCTCCTCCGCGCCGGAGTCGGAGGAGCAGCTGGCCGCCTTCCGTGCAGCCATCGCCACCGCCTCCTCCCCCACGGCGCTCGAGACCTGGCTGTCCGGTCGCGACCTGCCCGACGGCGTAGGCCTCGACGTGGACGTGCGCTGGCGGGTCCTGGTCCGGCTGGCCACGCTCGGTGCGGTCACCCTGGCCGGCCTGGACGAGCAGCTCGCCGCCGAGCCGACCGCGGCCGCCCGGGTCGAGCACGCGCGGGCGCACGCCTCGCTGCCCAGCGCGGAGGCCAAGGCGTGGGCGTGGACGGCGTTCAGCGGCGAGCTCAAGCTGCCCAACTACGAGCTCGAGGCCGTCGGCCTCGGCTTCTGGCGCGGCGGGCAGGAGGAGCTCACCGGGCCGTACGTCGAGCGGTACTTCGCCGAGCTCCCCGGCACCGTCGAGGTCCGCAGCGGCTGGGTCCTGGCCGACGCCGCCGAGCACTTCTTCCCGCGGACCGCGCTCAGCCCCGACGTGCTCGCGCGTGCCGAGGCGCTGGCCGCCGATCCCGACCTCGACCTCTCGCTGCGCCGGCGGCTGGCCGACCAGGCCGACGTGCTGGCCCGCAAGCTGGCCGTCCTCGCGGCGTACCCCCGCTCGTGA
- a CDS encoding formate dehydrogenase accessory sulfurtransferase FdhD — protein sequence MKARRPGPTVRARVHELGAEGERRHEDRLATEEPLEIRLAWPGAHARRVWVTMRTPGHDFELAAGWLLHEGLLAAPPHTIAYCTDVDLAPEQEFNVVTVTLDRPPTRDPGHRHAGSGSSACGVCGKDTISEALAAPSAARWTGGLPSADVVRGLPDALRASQKVFDLTGGVHAAGLATADGELLVVREDVGRHNAVDKVTGARVVAGASPAGAALVVSGRAGFELVQKAVAAGSGALVSVGAPTSLAVSLAEEAGLALYGFTSPRRTVRYA from the coding sequence GTGAAGGCGCGTCGCCCCGGTCCGACCGTCCGGGCCCGGGTCCACGAGCTCGGCGCCGAGGGCGAGCGCCGCCACGAGGACCGGCTGGCGACCGAGGAGCCGCTGGAGATCCGGTTGGCCTGGCCCGGCGCCCACGCACGCCGGGTGTGGGTGACCATGCGGACCCCCGGCCACGACTTCGAGCTGGCCGCCGGCTGGCTGCTGCACGAGGGGCTGCTCGCCGCACCCCCGCACACCATCGCCTACTGCACCGACGTCGACCTCGCCCCGGAGCAGGAGTTCAACGTCGTCACCGTGACCCTCGACCGGCCGCCCACCCGCGACCCCGGCCACCGCCACGCCGGCTCGGGGTCGTCGGCCTGCGGGGTGTGCGGCAAGGACACCATCTCGGAGGCGCTGGCCGCGCCGTCTGCGGCTCGCTGGACCGGCGGCTTGCCGTCGGCCGACGTCGTCCGCGGCCTGCCGGACGCGCTGCGCGCCTCCCAGAAGGTCTTCGACCTCACCGGCGGCGTCCACGCCGCCGGTCTGGCCACCGCCGACGGCGAGCTCCTCGTCGTCCGCGAGGACGTCGGCCGCCACAACGCCGTCGACAAGGTCACCGGCGCCCGGGTGGTCGCCGGCGCCTCGCCCGCCGGTGCCGCGCTCGTGGTCAGCGGCCGGGCCGGCTTCGAGCTCGTCCAGAAGGCGGTGGCCGCCGGCTCGGGGGCACTCGTCTCCGTCGGGGCGCCCACCAGCCTCGCGGTGTCGCTGGCCGAGGAGGCCGGGCTCGCGCTGTACGGCTTCACCTCGCCGCGGCGCACGGTCCGCTACGCCTGA
- a CDS encoding SigE family RNA polymerase sigma factor, whose amino-acid sequence MARSPSDEDFTQFVHAAWPGLYRTAYLLVGDAALAEDLVQTALAKTYAAWSSVRDVQAAPGFARTTMVNTAASWFRRRSWRNELPTSVLPEGRVESDHALRPTVLDALAQLPPRQRAVVVLRYYDDHSVAETARALSVTEGTVKSQTAKALDTLRRLLGDAIVPMTSGVAGD is encoded by the coding sequence ATGGCCCGATCGCCCTCGGACGAGGACTTCACGCAGTTCGTGCACGCGGCGTGGCCGGGGCTCTACCGCACGGCGTACCTCCTCGTCGGTGACGCCGCGCTGGCCGAGGACCTCGTGCAGACCGCACTGGCCAAGACGTACGCCGCGTGGTCGAGCGTGCGCGACGTGCAGGCCGCCCCGGGGTTCGCCCGCACGACCATGGTGAACACCGCGGCGTCCTGGTTCCGGCGGCGGTCGTGGCGCAACGAGCTGCCGACGTCCGTGCTGCCCGAGGGCCGGGTGGAGTCCGACCACGCCCTGCGCCCGACGGTGCTCGACGCCCTGGCCCAGCTCCCGCCGCGGCAACGGGCCGTGGTGGTGCTGCGCTACTACGACGACCACTCCGTGGCCGAGACCGCCCGGGCGCTGTCGGTCACCGAGGGCACGGTCAAGAGCCAGACCGCCAAGGCCCTCGACACCCTGCGCCGCCTGCTCGGCGACGCGATCGTCCCGATGACCTCAGGAGTTGCTGGTGACTGA
- a CDS encoding Type 1 glutamine amidotransferase-like domain-containing protein — protein MRLFLSSERLGSAPEEYVALFGPGRRVGLVAAGAYLDDPERRRARIDDELAELGSLGLDPVEVDLADPGALEVLGACDGVWVMGGDAEALREALDRSGASDLIRERLTADTLVYGGYSAGACVLGPTFPGRELRPVDGLGLVAFTVAPHTRPDSTGWVEWCTAHGVPHLALADGQAVVVDGDTQRGVGPDEGAVWTVAGERFRVRRAPDGQVHCDWLSGPDPGYGFTIGAPSTSLRFHPASEPAPPAPTETPDWVVERHIEGFLEGIDPQNGHLAD, from the coding sequence GTGCGTCTGTTCCTCTCGTCCGAGCGCCTCGGCTCCGCGCCGGAGGAGTACGTCGCGCTGTTCGGCCCCGGCCGCCGGGTGGGCCTCGTCGCGGCCGGCGCCTACCTCGACGACCCAGAGCGGCGCCGGGCGCGGATCGACGACGAGCTCGCGGAGCTGGGCTCGCTCGGTCTGGACCCGGTGGAGGTCGACCTGGCCGACCCGGGTGCGCTCGAGGTGCTCGGGGCGTGCGACGGCGTGTGGGTGATGGGCGGCGACGCGGAGGCCCTGCGGGAGGCCCTGGACCGGAGTGGGGCGAGTGACCTGATCCGGGAGCGGCTGACCGCGGACACGCTGGTCTACGGCGGCTACAGCGCGGGCGCGTGCGTCCTCGGGCCCACCTTCCCGGGCCGCGAGCTGCGGCCGGTCGACGGGCTGGGGCTCGTGGCCTTCACGGTGGCGCCCCACACCCGGCCGGACTCCACCGGGTGGGTCGAGTGGTGCACCGCGCACGGCGTGCCGCACCTCGCCCTGGCCGACGGTCAGGCGGTCGTGGTGGACGGCGACACGCAGCGGGGGGTCGGGCCGGACGAGGGCGCGGTGTGGACGGTCGCGGGGGAGCGGTTCCGGGTGCGGCGGGCGCCGGACGGTCAGGTCCACTGCGACTGGCTGAGCGGGCCGGACCCGGGCTACGGCTTCACCATCGGTGCGCCGAGCACGTCGCTGCGCTTCCACCCGGCCTCGGAGCCGGCGCCGCCGGCGCCCACCGAGACGCCGGACTGGGTGGTCGAGCGGCACATCGAGGGCTTCCTCGAGGGCATCGACCCGCAGAACGGCCATCTGGCCGACTGA
- a CDS encoding exonuclease SbcCD subunit D: MRILHTSDWHLGRSFHREGMLTHQAAYVDHVLEVVEAEAVDLVVVSGDVYDRALPQVDAVALADEALARLAHSRARVVLTSGNHDSAQRLGFSARLIDAAGVFIRTDAAGVGRPVLMDDAHGPVAVYGLPYLDPDAVREPWGLGARSHEAALAEAMRRVRHDLLTRGGARSVVLAHAFVAGAQPSDSERDISVGGVSRVPTSVFDGVDYVALGHLHGPHTLTDRIRYSGSPLAYSFSEAGQRKGSWLVDLAADATVRAEHVEAPVPRPVARLRGTLDELLTDPLLAEHEDAWVEATLTDQRRPGQAMERLRRRFPHALVLTFAPGRDADAAVPLARTRGRSDHEIALDFVADLRGVPADEAESALLQSACDACREDPEADVLVGRG; this comes from the coding sequence ATGCGCATCCTCCACACCAGCGACTGGCACCTGGGCCGGTCGTTCCACCGTGAGGGGATGCTGACGCACCAGGCGGCGTACGTCGACCACGTGCTGGAGGTCGTCGAGGCCGAGGCGGTGGACCTCGTGGTGGTGAGCGGGGACGTCTACGACCGCGCGCTGCCGCAGGTGGACGCGGTGGCGCTGGCCGACGAGGCGCTGGCGCGGCTGGCGCACTCGCGGGCGCGGGTGGTGCTGACCAGCGGCAACCACGACTCGGCGCAGCGGCTGGGCTTCAGCGCGCGGCTGATCGACGCGGCGGGGGTGTTCATCCGCACCGACGCGGCGGGGGTGGGCCGACCCGTTCTGATGGACGACGCGCACGGACCGGTGGCGGTCTACGGGCTGCCCTACCTCGACCCCGACGCGGTGCGTGAGCCGTGGGGGCTGGGCGCGCGGTCGCACGAGGCGGCGCTGGCCGAGGCCATGCGGCGCGTGCGGCACGACCTGCTGACGAGGGGCGGCGCGCGCAGCGTGGTCCTGGCCCACGCCTTCGTGGCCGGCGCCCAGCCGAGCGACTCCGAGCGCGACATCAGCGTGGGCGGGGTGTCGCGGGTGCCGACGAGCGTCTTCGACGGCGTGGACTACGTCGCGCTCGGCCACCTGCACGGACCGCACACGCTGACCGACCGGATCCGCTACAGCGGCTCACCGCTGGCCTACTCCTTCTCCGAGGCCGGCCAGCGCAAGGGCTCGTGGCTGGTCGACCTGGCCGCCGACGCCACGGTGCGGGCCGAGCACGTCGAGGCGCCCGTCCCACGCCCGGTCGCCCGCCTGCGCGGCACGCTCGACGAGCTGCTCACCGACCCGCTGCTCGCCGAGCACGAGGACGCGTGGGTCGAGGCCACGCTGACCGACCAGCGGCGCCCGGGCCAGGCCATGGAGCGGCTGCGGCGGCGCTTCCCGCACGCGCTGGTGCTGACCTTCGCCCCGGGCCGCGACGCCGACGCCGCGGTGCCACTGGCCCGCACCCGTGGGCGCAGCGACCACGAGATCGCGCTGGACTTCGTGGCCGACCTGCGCGGCGTCCCGGCCGACGAGGCCGAGAGCGCGCTGCTCCAGAGCGCCTGCGACGCCTGCCGCGAGGACCCCGAGGCCGACGTCCTGGTGGGCCGCGGATGA
- a CDS encoding AAA family ATPase: MRLHQLEATAFGPFTGTVTVDFDRLSDAGLFLLSGATGAGKTSVLDAVCFALYGDVPGDRASAKRLRADLAEPDVPTRVQLEATLSGRRFRIVRSPSWQRRKKRGTGTTTEQASVTVTERVDGAWVPRATRLDEAGHLIGELVGMTQSQFTQVAMLPQGRFQAFLRARSEERHKLLHQLFRTGRFEQVERWLRERRVALKRDLESAHRTLADLVSRTSEAVAAPLPDGWDPHDLTTPALDGEVAAWAAALEDEAARRAEQTAAEVTSAAQTEEAARTGLDAGRQLAARQQAVAEARRRAAELDREAVEVDVLREALEVAARAATVRPAARLADRAERAATAARTRVQDPEADREHLRDLERTAAQAAAAAAAVVRREAEVVGLTASIEVDEQRLARLPALLEACALMRAVATAEQHADLVVAIAGAREAHLSAQATALDLGQALLDLRQARIEGMAAELAGALAVGASCPVCGSADHPHPAVPHPDAPDASAERSAARAVDEAKAEEYLRAEELRDLRTREAAVAERLDGRPLTELRRALEALDASGAELDEDALATERARLETALAHRRERRDQAAAEVAAALAGHDAPDLATLVHQLQQTERRAQEAGRALDALTAATEAHAEAAEALAEALADAGFDDADQARAAALSDEAVGRATARIRDHERRLAAVAAVLDAPDVAEVRTSDAPDLVTLAADHARALDALTAARAAAERWSTRSRRLADLTAHLTTALERWRPTYDDWRLTHELSTFCEGRSTDNRLQMRLSAYVLAFRLSQVVAAANERLARMSDHRYSLEHTGRAGAGETRGGLSLLVRDDWSGETRDPATLSGGETFVVSLALALGLADVITQEAGGAELDTLFVDEGFGSLDADTLDDVLDTLDELRDGGRVVGVVSHVAEMRDRIPTQLVVAKARTGSTVTIRS; encoded by the coding sequence ATGAGGCTGCACCAGCTCGAGGCGACGGCGTTCGGCCCGTTCACCGGCACCGTCACCGTCGACTTCGACCGACTCAGCGACGCCGGGCTGTTCCTGCTCTCCGGCGCGACCGGTGCGGGCAAGACCAGCGTGCTCGACGCGGTCTGCTTCGCGCTGTACGGCGACGTGCCCGGCGACCGGGCCAGCGCCAAGCGGCTGCGGGCCGACCTGGCCGAGCCGGACGTGCCGACGCGGGTGCAGCTCGAGGCCACGCTGTCCGGGCGCCGGTTCCGCATCGTGCGCTCGCCGTCCTGGCAGCGCCGCAAGAAGCGCGGCACCGGCACCACCACCGAGCAGGCCTCGGTCACGGTCACCGAGCGGGTCGACGGCGCCTGGGTGCCGCGGGCCACGCGCCTGGACGAGGCCGGTCACCTCATCGGCGAGCTGGTGGGCATGACCCAGAGCCAGTTCACCCAGGTGGCGATGCTGCCGCAGGGCCGGTTCCAGGCCTTCCTGCGCGCGCGCTCGGAGGAGCGGCACAAGCTGCTGCACCAGCTGTTCCGCACCGGTCGGTTCGAGCAGGTCGAGCGGTGGCTGCGCGAGCGTCGGGTCGCCCTCAAGCGCGACCTGGAGTCCGCCCACCGCACGCTGGCCGACCTGGTCAGCCGGACCAGCGAGGCGGTGGCCGCCCCGCTGCCCGACGGCTGGGACCCGCACGACCTCACCACCCCCGCGCTGGACGGCGAGGTCGCCGCCTGGGCCGCCGCCCTCGAGGACGAGGCCGCCCGCCGGGCCGAGCAGACCGCCGCCGAGGTCACGTCCGCGGCGCAGACCGAGGAGGCCGCCCGCACCGGCCTCGACGCGGGCCGCCAGCTCGCCGCCCGGCAGCAGGCCGTGGCCGAGGCCCGGCGGCGTGCGGCCGAGCTCGACCGCGAGGCCGTCGAGGTCGACGTCCTGCGTGAGGCGCTCGAGGTCGCCGCCCGCGCGGCCACCGTGCGCCCCGCGGCCCGGCTGGCCGACCGGGCCGAGCGGGCCGCAACCGCCGCCCGCACGCGGGTCCAGGACCCCGAGGCCGACCGGGAGCACCTGCGCGACCTGGAGCGGACCGCGGCCCAGGCTGCCGCGGCCGCGGCGGCGGTCGTGCGCCGTGAGGCCGAGGTCGTCGGCCTCACCGCCAGCATCGAGGTCGACGAGCAGCGGCTGGCCCGGCTGCCGGCCCTGCTGGAGGCCTGCGCGCTGATGCGAGCCGTGGCCACCGCCGAGCAGCACGCCGATCTGGTCGTGGCCATCGCCGGCGCCCGCGAGGCGCACCTGAGCGCCCAGGCCACCGCGCTCGACCTGGGCCAGGCGCTGCTCGACCTGCGCCAGGCCCGCATCGAGGGCATGGCCGCCGAGCTGGCCGGCGCGCTCGCCGTCGGCGCGAGCTGCCCGGTCTGCGGCTCGGCCGACCACCCGCACCCGGCCGTCCCGCACCCCGACGCGCCCGATGCCTCCGCGGAGCGGTCCGCCGCCCGGGCCGTCGACGAGGCCAAGGCCGAGGAGTACCTCCGCGCCGAGGAGCTGCGCGACCTCCGCACCCGCGAGGCCGCCGTGGCCGAGCGCCTCGACGGCCGCCCGCTGACCGAGTTGAGGCGCGCCCTGGAGGCGCTCGACGCGAGCGGGGCCGAGCTCGACGAGGACGCCCTGGCCACCGAGCGGGCCCGCCTGGAGACCGCCCTGGCCCACCGCCGAGAGCGGCGCGATCAGGCCGCGGCCGAGGTGGCGGCCGCGCTGGCCGGTCACGACGCGCCCGACCTGGCCACCCTGGTCCACCAGCTGCAGCAGACCGAGCGCCGGGCCCAGGAGGCCGGGCGCGCGCTCGACGCCCTGACCGCGGCCACCGAGGCGCACGCCGAGGCTGCGGAGGCACTGGCCGAGGCCCTCGCCGACGCCGGGTTCGACGACGCCGACCAGGCCCGGGCGGCCGCCCTGAGCGACGAGGCCGTCGGTCGAGCGACCGCGCGGATCCGCGACCACGAGCGCCGCCTCGCCGCGGTCGCCGCCGTCCTCGACGCCCCCGACGTGGCCGAGGTCAGGACGTCCGACGCACCCGACCTCGTCACGCTGGCCGCCGACCACGCCCGCGCGCTCGACGCCCTCACCGCCGCCCGCGCGGCCGCCGAGCGCTGGTCCACCCGCTCGCGCCGGCTGGCCGACCTCACCGCTCACCTGACGACCGCGCTGGAGCGCTGGCGCCCGACGTACGACGACTGGCGGCTCACCCACGAGCTCTCGACGTTCTGCGAGGGCCGCTCGACCGACAACCGGCTGCAGATGCGGCTGTCGGCCTACGTCCTGGCCTTCCGACTCTCCCAGGTCGTGGCTGCGGCCAACGAGCGGCTGGCCCGGATGAGCGACCACCGCTACTCCCTCGAGCACACCGGCCGAGCGGGGGCCGGTGAGACCCGCGGCGGCCTGAGCCTGCTGGTCCGCGACGACTGGTCCGGGGAGACCCGCGACCCGGCCACGCTGTCGGGCGGCGAGACCTTCGTGGTCTCCCTCGCGCTCGCGCTCGGCCTGGCCGACGTCATCACCCAGGAGGCCGGCGGCGCCGAGCTGGACACGCTCTTCGTCGACGAGGGCTTCGGCTCGCTGGACGCCGACACCCTCGACGACGTCCTCGACACCCTCGACGAGCTGCGCGACGGCGGCCGCGTGGTCGGCGTGGTCAGCCACGTGGCGGAGATGCGCGACCGGATCCCCACCCAGCTGGTCGTCGCCAAGGCGCGCACCGGCTCCACCGTCACGATCCGCAGCTAG
- a CDS encoding class I SAM-dependent methyltransferase: protein MAFGNADSYARFMGRFSEPLAPAFLDTVRTPADGLLLDVGCGPGVLTDVLVQRYGADRVAAVDPTPDFVAAARRRLPEADVRQGIAEELPWETDTVAASYAQLVVHFMSDPRRGIAEMARVTRPGGPVAACVWDHGGGRGPLSAFWSAVDELDLGARDGDRLSMGSREGDLPRLFGDAGLVDVEHGQLAVTVPMASFDEWWAPFEEPAGSAGDYLATRTPQQRAELRDLLRTRFPDEPFDLTVWVWTATGRSTSR, encoded by the coding sequence ATGGCCTTCGGGAACGCCGACTCCTACGCCCGCTTCATGGGCCGCTTCTCCGAGCCGCTCGCGCCGGCGTTCCTCGACACGGTCCGCACCCCGGCCGACGGGCTCCTGCTCGACGTCGGCTGCGGGCCGGGCGTGCTGACCGACGTCCTGGTCCAGCGCTACGGCGCGGACCGGGTCGCGGCCGTCGACCCGACGCCCGACTTCGTAGCCGCCGCGCGCCGGCGCCTGCCCGAGGCCGACGTGCGCCAGGGCATCGCGGAGGAGCTGCCGTGGGAGACCGACACGGTCGCTGCGTCCTACGCCCAGCTCGTCGTGCACTTCATGTCCGACCCGCGCCGCGGGATCGCCGAGATGGCCCGGGTCACCCGGCCCGGCGGTCCGGTGGCCGCCTGCGTGTGGGACCACGGCGGCGGCCGCGGCCCGCTCAGCGCGTTCTGGAGCGCGGTCGACGAGCTTGACCTCGGCGCCCGCGACGGCGACCGGCTCTCCATGGGCTCGCGCGAGGGCGACCTGCCGCGGCTGTTCGGCGACGCCGGCCTGGTCGACGTCGAGCACGGCCAGCTGGCGGTGACCGTGCCCATGGCGTCCTTCGACGAGTGGTGGGCGCCGTTCGAGGAGCCGGCCGGCTCGGCGGGCGACTACCTCGCCACCCGCACGCCGCAGCAGCGGGCCGAGCTGCGCGACCTGCTGCGCACGCGCTTCCCCGACGAGCCGTTCGACCTGACCGTGTGGGTCTGGACGGCTACCGGGCGCTCGACCAGTCGCTGA
- a CDS encoding sulfotransferase family protein has translation MSAPSWLGIGAQRSGTTWFTDLLTQHPQVGLGTNGKKEQHLLHKVADGVLPASDYLDLFPADGVRRGEWTPQYLRHASVPAAAARLVPEAPALVLLRDPVERFRSAMRLAATRAAAGKPSPWPYPVPITMQTFTGFYADQLAAWSSAVGRDRLVVMVYEQVRRAPASYVEDVWRRLGLEPVALAGVHEASGSSSRADWDWPEGLRESLRVMYAPQLARLESEWGLDLSDWSSAR, from the coding sequence ATGTCTGCACCCTCGTGGCTCGGCATCGGCGCCCAGCGCAGCGGGACCACGTGGTTCACCGACCTGCTGACCCAGCACCCGCAGGTGGGGCTGGGCACCAACGGCAAGAAGGAGCAGCACCTGCTGCACAAGGTGGCCGACGGGGTGCTGCCGGCGTCGGACTACCTCGACCTGTTCCCGGCGGACGGCGTGCGGCGAGGGGAGTGGACACCGCAGTACCTCCGCCACGCCTCGGTGCCGGCCGCGGCGGCCCGGCTGGTGCCCGAGGCGCCGGCGCTGGTGCTGCTGCGGGACCCGGTGGAGCGGTTCCGCTCGGCCATGCGGCTCGCGGCCACGCGTGCGGCGGCCGGCAAGCCGTCGCCGTGGCCCTACCCGGTGCCGATCACCATGCAGACCTTCACCGGCTTCTACGCCGACCAGCTGGCCGCGTGGTCGTCCGCGGTGGGCCGGGACCGGCTGGTGGTGATGGTCTACGAGCAGGTGCGGCGGGCGCCGGCGTCGTACGTCGAGGACGTGTGGCGCCGCCTCGGGCTGGAGCCGGTGGCGCTGGCCGGGGTGCACGAGGCGTCGGGGTCGAGCAGCCGGGCGGACTGGGACTGGCCCGAGGGGCTGCGGGAGTCGCTGCGGGTGATGTACGCCCCGCAGCTGGCCCGGCTGGAGTCGGAGTGGGGCCTCGACCTCAGCGACTGGTCGAGCGCCCGGTAG
- a CDS encoding DUF3105 domain-containing protein, with protein MHDLEHGYTLLWYDDTTDQRAARQIAEAFEPADEVIVAPWTSADEAESGTFPAGTHVALTHWSAEQQGVFEYCTAPSGGALQQFLDAHPIGDSPEPGAP; from the coding sequence GTGCACGACCTGGAGCACGGCTACACGCTGCTCTGGTACGACGACACCACCGACCAGCGCGCCGCTCGGCAGATCGCCGAGGCCTTCGAGCCCGCGGACGAGGTGATCGTCGCTCCGTGGACGAGCGCGGACGAGGCCGAGAGCGGGACCTTCCCGGCCGGCACCCACGTCGCCCTCACGCACTGGTCGGCGGAGCAGCAGGGCGTGTTCGAGTACTGCACCGCGCCCTCCGGCGGCGCCCTCCAGCAGTTCCTGGACGCCCACCCGATCGGGGACTCCCCCGAGCCGGGCGCGCCGTAG